The proteins below are encoded in one region of Gadus macrocephalus chromosome 14, ASM3116895v1:
- the LOC132471686 gene encoding organic solute transporter subunit alpha-like, with protein MVNCSISTPFAEDFVRGLSPVMMGFLIFLLVMSLSTCALFMEMWVYLSRKISCTHVKDRCLIVLSLFPVIGVAAQLGLIVPRSAMLADLLSSAYTGMALFAFFHLTVAYLGGETEMLEKLQSVECTLHVGPCCCCCFCLPTTPMDKRAYSIFRKCVSQTVVLIPILIIAVLWADGEVFPGEGTTDRRSQPQG; from the exons ATGGTGAACTGCAGTATAAGCACACCGTTTGCCGAGGATTTTGTAAGAG GGTTGAGCCCTGTCATGATGGGCTTCCTCATCTTCTTACTGGTCATGTCGCTGTCTACCTGTGCCCTCTTCATGGAGATGTGGGTGTACCTGAGCAGGAAAATCAGCTGCACTCATGTTAAAGACCGCTGTCTCATAGTGCTGTCGCTCTTCCCG GTCATTGGCGTCGCTGCCCAGTTGGGCTTGATTGTCCCGCGGTCGGCCATGCTGGCTGACCTCCTCAGTTCAGC CTACACGGGGATGGCCCTGTTCGCCTTCTTCCACCTGACCGTGGCCTACCTCGGGGGCGAGACGGAGATGCTGGAGAAGTTGCAGAgcgtggagtgcactctgcacgtcggcccctgctgctgctgctgcttctgtctGCCCACAACTCCCATGGACAA ACGAGCCTACAGCATTTTCAGAAAGTGTGTCTCTCAGACTGTGGTCCTGATTCCCATATTGATCATCGCCGTGCTCTGGGCTGATGGGGAAGTATTTCCAGGAGAAGGTACGACTGACCGCCGATCACAACCACAGGGCTAA